Below is a window of Arabidopsis thaliana chromosome 2, partial sequence DNA.
ACACTGTAGAAGACAAAAACACTTCCGAAGAAAACATTGTGGAGTGActcttattattttctctgttATCCGATAGGAGCATGAGAATCTGACTAGAGATCTTATTACAGTTTTGAAATAACTACTGCTACAAAGAACACAATAATGAAGATGTAACAGAAATTCAGTAAACTATACTTCAATCCTGCTAATGTGTGATGAATCACCAAGCCATTGCCATCCTGCTCCTTCATACCGAGTAAGTTCGTCGAACGAGACACAGCTTCCTGTTTGGTAATGCCTTCTTTTGGACTTCACATTAGCATCCGTAGTCTTAACCATGAAATGTCCAGTAGAATGTGACCTCGAGAATCGCCAAGCCGAGGCTTCTATTAGCCTTTTGCTTGAACCAGCGGTTGGAGGATTTTCCTCATCATGGTTTATGTCCTGAATAGTAATTGTGACTGTGTTGTGGAATGATTCAAGCCTTCCAGATCCAATCATGCCAGGATCTAACTCACACCGGCAAACAGGACAAGTCTTGTGTAACTCAAACCAAAGATCAATGCAATTTGAATGAAAGGGATGACGACAAACCGTTATGAGCCTAACTGTATCTTCATCTGAAAACTCTGACAAGCAAATAGCGCATTCCGTCCCATGATTTTTCTTAGTTGCAGATGAATAGTGGAATACAGGAAAGGACCGGATGATAAACGGGTCGAGGCCAGTATTTTCAGGCGGAGTGGCCACATGGATTAGGTCACCGTAAGGTGTTCGTTGAAGGTTCCAAGTAGTAAATAATCGATTCAGAAGAAACTGCcataagaaaagagagaagaatccGGCGAAAAttacaaagagaagaacacCGGTCAAAACTACGGTGACAGGCATGGAAACACTAGGGAAAACAGCAGTAGCTGGTATTGAATCTATTGATGTTGTTGACGACATTTGAAGGTTGATGATTAGAGAAACCCCCAGATTCTACCAGTTTCGTAGATTG
It encodes the following:
- a CDS encoding RING/U-box superfamily protein (RING/U-box superfamily protein; FUNCTIONS IN: zinc ion binding; CONTAINS InterPro DOMAIN/s: Zinc finger, RING-type (InterPro:IPR001841), Zinc finger, C3HC4 RING-type (InterPro:IPR018957); BEST Arabidopsis thaliana protein match is: RING/U-box superfamily protein (TAIR:AT4G17920.1); Has 35333 Blast hits to 34131 proteins in 2444 species: Archae - 798; Bacteria - 22429; Metazoa - 974; Fungi - 991; Plants - 531; Viruses - 0; Other Eukaryotes - 9610 (source: NCBI BLink).), which produces MSSTTSIDSIPATAVFPSVSMPVTVVLTGVLLFVIFAGFFSLFLWQFLLNRLFTTWNLQRTPYGDLIHVATPPENTGLDPFIIRSFPVFHYSSATKKNHGTECAICLSEFSDEDTVRLITVCRHPFHSNCIDLWFELHKTCPVCRCELDPGMIGSGRLESFHNTVTITIQDINHDEENPPTAGSSKRLIEASAWRFSRSHSTGHFMVKTTDANVKSKRRHYQTGSCVSFDELTRYEGAGWQWLGDSSHISRIEV